The DNA segment CCGGTGTCGCAGGTGGCGAGCGCCCCGAACGCGGCCCGCAGGCCGGGCACGAACGGCTTCAGGCCCGGTACGGCGTGCGCGGCGGCTTCGAGGCGGGCGCACATCGCCTCGGCGGTACGGCCGTTCTCGCCGGGCCCGGCCGGCGGGAACGCCTCGGCCAGCGCGAGGTGCACCTCGGCCATGGCGCGGCCCAGTTCGCGGGCCTCGGCGGTGAAGTCGTCACCCGCGGCGAGCGCGCCCAGCGCCAGTGTCCAGCCGTCGGTGGCGTCCGGCAGGAACGGCTGGAGCACGCCGAGCGTGGCCGGGCGCGGCGCGCCGGTGCTGAACCAGGCGACCGGCGCGGGCACCCGGGTGCAGCCCTGCGCGGCGAGCGCCGCCGAGACCTCCAGGTCGGGGTTGACGCCCGGTTGGATACGGCGGAAGAGCTTCAGGATGTACGCGTCGCCGTAGACCAGCGAGGTGTTGGACTGCTCGGCGTCCAGCAGCCGGGGCGGCAGGCCCCCGGGCACCAGGGCGGCGGGGTCCGCCTCGAAGCGCAGCGGGCCGGCGCCGCCCGGCCGGCGCAGCCGCTCCAGGAGCAGGCTCGCCGAGCGGGGGTCGTAGAGCGCGTCGTAGACCGCGAGCCCGGCCAGCGGGCCCGCGGTGGCCCGCCCGATGAACGCCCGCTCCAGGCGCGGCGCGAGCTGTTCGCGCACCCCGAGCAGCAGCTGGTAGCAGTCGCCCGGCGGGGGAGTGCCGCCGGGGGCGGGCACCGGCGCGTGCGAGGCGTGCACCAGCAGATGCAGACACCCGGGGAACAGCTCGGTCACACTGAGCACCGACAGATCGGTCACGGGCCGGTCCTTGCCCGCGAACCAGCGCTGGCGCGGCAGCCACTCGCGCAGCAGCCCGCCGAGCGAGGCGAGGGGGCCGTCGGCTCCGGCCGCGGTTCTCGGCCGGAGGGTGATGGTCTTCGGCATGGTGACGCGTCCTTTCCTCGGCGCCGTGCGCTCAGCGGCGGCGGCCGATGCGGGATGCGACTCGGGTGAGCCGGAACCAGTAGAAGCCGTGGCCCTGGAGGGTGAGGAGGTAGGGCAGTTCACCGATGGCGGGGAAGCGCACCCCGCCGATCAGCTCCACCGGATGCCGTCCGTCGTAGGCCCGCAGGTCCAGTTCGGTGGGCTGGGCGAAGCGGGAGAAGTTGTGCACGCACAGCACCAGGTCGTCCTCGTACTCGCGCAGGAAGGCGAGCACCGCCGGGTTGGAGGACTGGAGTTCGTCGTAGGAGCCGAGTCCGAAGGCGGGGTTCTGCTTGCGGATCTCGATCATGCGCCGGGTCCAGTGCAGCAGCGAGGACGGCGAGGACATCGACGCCTCGACGTTGGTGACCTGGTAGCCGTGGACCGGGTCCATGATCGTGGGCAGGAAGAGCCGCCCGGGGTCGCACGTCGAGAAGCCGGCGTTGCGGTCGGGGGTCCACTGCATGGGGGTGCGGACGGCGTCGCGGTCGCCGAGCCAGATGTTGTCGCCCATGCCGATCTCGTCGCCGTAGTAGAGGATCGGCGAGCCGGGGAGGGACAGCAGCAGGGCGGTGAACAGCTCGATCTGGTTGCGGTCGTTGTCGAGGAGGGGTGCGAGGCGGCGGCGGATGCCGATGTTGGCCCGCATCCGCGGGTCTTTCGCGTACTCCGCCCACATGTAGTCGCGTTCCTCGTCGGTGACCATCTCCAGGGTCAGCTCGTCGTGGTTGCGCAGGAAGATGCCCCACTGGCAGCCCGAGGGGATCGCGGGCGTCTTGGCGAGGATCTCGGAGACCGGGTGGCGGGACTCGCGGCGGACGG comes from the Streptomyces sp. SUK 48 genome and includes:
- a CDS encoding maltokinase — protein: MPKTITLRPRTAAGADGPLASLGGLLREWLPRQRWFAGKDRPVTDLSVLSVTELFPGCLHLLVHASHAPVPAPGGTPPPGDCYQLLLGVREQLAPRLERAFIGRATAGPLAGLAVYDALYDPRSASLLLERLRRPGGAGPLRFEADPAALVPGGLPPRLLDAEQSNTSLVYGDAYILKLFRRIQPGVNPDLEVSAALAAQGCTRVPAPVAWFSTGAPRPATLGVLQPFLPDATDGWTLALGALAAGDDFTAEARELGRAMAEVHLALAEAFPPAGPGENGRTAEAMCARLEAAAHAVPGLKPFVPGLRAAFGALATCDTGPPAQRIHGDLHLGQVLRAGRDWFVIDFEGEPSRPLTERRAPQSPVRDVAGMLRSFDYAARQRRPWRPEWARRCREAFCAGYAARAGWDPRKKHALLRAHETDRAVYEVLYEARHRPDWLPVPMAAIKRLAVWGG